One window of Acidobacteriota bacterium genomic DNA carries:
- a CDS encoding DUF4143 domain-containing protein translates to MNEAVRQMLARFEAHTVEDSVRALREILQELAWLCDCGLLHRIHRLSAPSIPIKAYEDTGAFKLFLVDVGLLGAMGELDPRTLLDGNRLFSEFKGALTEQFVMQQLTSMDNPPPLYYWSSDSGNAEVDFVAQFGGDVIPLEVKAGENLQAKSLKVYTQKFRPALAVRTSLSDYRAEGPLVNVPLYALSELPKIIGGLPGDALSR, encoded by the coding sequence ATGAATGAAGCCGTACGTCAGATGCTTGCGCGATTTGAGGCGCATACAGTCGAGGACAGTGTGCGCGCATTGCGGGAGATCCTTCAGGAACTGGCGTGGCTGTGCGATTGCGGCCTGCTGCACCGGATCCACCGGTTGTCCGCTCCCTCCATCCCCATCAAAGCGTACGAGGATACGGGCGCCTTCAAGCTCTTCCTGGTGGACGTGGGGCTCCTGGGTGCGATGGGTGAGCTCGATCCCCGGACGCTGCTGGACGGCAACCGCCTTTTCTCGGAGTTCAAGGGTGCCCTGACGGAACAATTCGTGATGCAACAATTGACCTCGATGGACAACCCGCCGCCGTTGTATTACTGGTCGTCGGATTCCGGCAACGCCGAAGTGGATTTTGTCGCCCAGTTCGGCGGCGACGTGATCCCCCTCGAGGTGAAAGCGGGGGAGAACCTGCAGGCGAAAAGCCTGAAAGTCTATACTCAAAAGTTCCGGCCGGCCCTGGCGGTCAGGACCTCCCTGTCGGACTACCGCGCGGAGGGACCGCTGGTGAATGTTCCCCTCTACGCCCTGTCGGAGCTGCCGAAGATCATCGGGGGTCTCCCGGGGGATGCTCTTTCACGGTGA
- a CDS encoding zeta toxin family protein: protein MPQIYLIGGPNGAGKTTSAMTLLPELLQCEEYVNADAIAAGLSPFAPGTVAITAGRLMVRRIEWLAQHRKDFAFETTMASRMFVSFLQERKRDGYSVNLLYLWLMSPELALRRVASRVMDGGHHVPEELIRRRYRTGLMNFFNRYIPIADSWTLYDNSGFEPRLVALGSVEEALTIRDEPTWASIQEMIR, encoded by the coding sequence GTGCCCCAAATCTATCTGATTGGAGGCCCGAACGGGGCCGGTAAGACAACGTCGGCCATGACACTGCTGCCGGAACTGCTCCAATGCGAGGAATACGTGAATGCCGATGCTATCGCGGCAGGGTTGTCCCCCTTCGCTCCAGGCACGGTGGCCATCACGGCGGGTCGGCTCATGGTGCGAAGAATTGAGTGGCTTGCCCAGCATCGAAAGGATTTTGCGTTCGAAACGACAATGGCTTCCCGAATGTTCGTATCGTTTCTGCAGGAGCGGAAACGGGATGGATATTCGGTTAACCTCCTTTATCTCTGGTTGATGAGTCCGGAACTGGCCCTCCGGCGCGTAGCTTCAAGGGTGATGGACGGGGGGCACCATGTTCCGGAAGAATTAATCAGGAGACGATATCGGACTGGCTTGATGAATTTTTTCAATCGCTACATTCCTATTGCCGATTCATGGACCTTGTATGACAATTCAGGGTTCGAGCCCCGCCTGGTCGCCCTGGGTTCCGTGGAGGAAGCATTGACGATCCGTGATGAGCCCACTTGGGCCTCAATTCAGGAGATGATACGATGA
- a CDS encoding nucleotidyl transferase AbiEii/AbiGii toxin family protein: MLNKVLGAKIREYSPANPVEQENMLQELMQHYVLSSLARAGLFLKALFHGGTCLRILWSMNRFSEDLDFLLKEPGPDFRWQGYLESVRKDLELDGIPFEVQDKSQAGAAVQKAFLKTDSIGKILMLDLPFERFQARKIRIKLEIDTNPPLGSTFATHYLTFPVTTPLTAQSLESGFALKLHALLCRPYVKGRDWYDFMWYVSRRTQPDLGLLQNALYQQGPWAGDPPQVTPEWLRQNMTAAIRRIDWDGTRADVQRFLPLREQEGLRVWCQDFFLKLLERMF; encoded by the coding sequence ATGCTGAATAAAGTCCTCGGCGCGAAAATCCGCGAGTACTCGCCCGCGAACCCGGTGGAGCAGGAGAATATGCTCCAGGAACTCATGCAGCATTACGTGTTGTCGAGTCTCGCCCGGGCGGGCCTTTTCCTGAAGGCACTGTTCCACGGCGGCACCTGTCTGCGTATTTTATGGAGCATGAATCGCTTTTCGGAAGACCTGGATTTCCTGCTCAAGGAACCCGGCCCCGACTTCCGCTGGCAGGGCTACCTGGAATCGGTCCGGAAAGACCTCGAATTGGACGGCATCCCGTTCGAGGTGCAGGACAAGTCCCAGGCGGGGGCAGCCGTTCAGAAAGCATTCCTGAAGACCGATTCCATCGGCAAGATCCTGATGCTCGACCTCCCCTTCGAGCGATTCCAGGCCCGCAAGATCCGCATCAAACTGGAAATTGACACCAATCCACCCCTTGGATCGACCTTCGCCACCCACTACCTGACCTTCCCGGTCACGACGCCCTTGACGGCGCAGTCCCTGGAGTCGGGATTCGCTCTGAAGCTGCACGCTCTTCTCTGCCGTCCGTACGTTAAAGGTCGCGACTGGTATGATTTCATGTGGTATGTTTCGCGCAGAACCCAACCTGATCTCGGTCTGTTGCAGAATGCCTTGTACCAGCAGGGGCCCTGGGCCGGAGATCCCCCTCAAGTGACGCCGGAATGGTTACGGCAAAACATGACGGCGGCCATCCGGCGCATCGATTGGGACGGCACGCGGGCCGACGTGCAGCGCTTTCTGCCTCTTCGGGAGCAGGAGGGACTCCGGGTGTGGTGTCAGGACTTCTTCCTCAAACTGCTCGAACGAATGTTTTAA
- a CDS encoding SWIM zinc finger family protein, giving the protein MSAQPEYLYRYNRPSSFSVDRQGPRLVLATCGGTAENHRFFAGRVLAPRLFAELLLTVARTARTRFHIPPAMLEKILALADPVVTSDMGHLRFEAFSGCAGAYVRADFPHSLFDGEHTGKGTTNVDFNPEMRASLATVRDHEPLNLAVGPREVEIATPNVTVTERKVKLPSRWLKAFLEVQAYQARMKKAAELSGVHVSRFFQNLPKQKVKGPMFLAPSGSSLRISHLKSPGAIPVGGLERLRLLDMAARGAQGMAIYSEASGAIAFELAFKEQASLTLVLSPDVWRGFSGEGQALEILAEGERFPGFERIKASLAWQGVIDVNETATRHALAPDLVLRGFALLASTGKVGYSLAAGSYFHRELPYDFSEVLRLNPRLLEARKLAGSGEIRITRGTGGEIEAWVPGTGVKHRVRSAEGGYRCTCPWFSRHQGQRGPCKHILAVQITEGQDE; this is encoded by the coding sequence ATGTCAGCCCAACCTGAATATCTCTACCGCTACAACCGTCCCTCGAGCTTTTCCGTGGACCGTCAGGGGCCCCGCCTTGTGCTGGCCACTTGCGGCGGAACAGCGGAAAACCATAGATTTTTCGCCGGAAGGGTGCTCGCCCCCCGTCTCTTTGCCGAACTGCTGCTGACCGTCGCCCGGACTGCCCGCACACGGTTCCACATTCCCCCGGCCATGCTGGAAAAAATTCTGGCTCTTGCCGACCCGGTGGTCACCTCGGATATGGGCCACCTGCGGTTCGAAGCCTTCTCGGGGTGTGCCGGGGCCTATGTGCGAGCGGACTTTCCCCATTCACTCTTCGATGGAGAACACACGGGCAAAGGGACGACCAACGTTGATTTCAATCCGGAGATGCGTGCGTCCTTGGCCACTGTCCGCGACCATGAACCGCTCAACCTGGCAGTGGGACCGCGTGAGGTGGAGATCGCCACGCCGAACGTCACGGTGACCGAACGCAAGGTCAAGCTACCCAGTCGGTGGCTCAAAGCCTTTCTCGAAGTACAGGCTTATCAGGCCCGCATGAAGAAGGCCGCCGAACTTTCCGGCGTTCATGTCTCCCGCTTTTTCCAGAACCTCCCCAAACAGAAAGTGAAAGGACCGATGTTCCTGGCACCGTCGGGTTCGTCTCTTCGGATCAGTCACCTGAAATCCCCCGGTGCCATTCCCGTGGGCGGGCTCGAAAGACTCAGGCTCCTGGACATGGCCGCGAGGGGTGCCCAAGGCATGGCCATCTACTCGGAAGCTTCCGGTGCCATCGCGTTTGAGCTTGCCTTCAAGGAACAGGCAAGCCTCACCCTCGTGCTGAGCCCGGATGTGTGGCGGGGCTTTTCTGGAGAGGGTCAGGCCCTGGAAATTCTTGCCGAAGGGGAACGATTCCCGGGATTTGAGCGAATAAAGGCCAGTCTGGCGTGGCAAGGAGTGATCGACGTGAACGAAACCGCCACCCGGCATGCCCTCGCGCCGGACCTGGTCCTCCGGGGATTTGCGCTTCTGGCGTCCACCGGCAAGGTGGGATATTCCCTGGCCGCCGGTTCCTATTTTCACAGGGAATTGCCCTATGATTTTTCGGAGGTCCTCCGGCTGAACCCTCGCCTTCTGGAAGCGCGCAAACTGGCCGGGTCGGGAGAGATCCGGATAACCCGGGGAACCGGAGGCGAGATCGAGGCATGGGTCCCGGGGACCGGTGTGAAACACCGGGTCCGCTCGGCAGAAGGCGGATACCGGTGCACCTGCCCCTGGTTCTCCCGTCACCAGGGCCAGCGGGGTCCCTGCAAACACATACTGGCTGTCCAGATCACGGAGGGGCAGGATGAGTGA
- a CDS encoding type II toxin-antitoxin system HipA family toxin, with the protein MTTGPGPLAVWAGDSRAGTLTRERRQDYVFAYLPDASLPAQVSLTMPIRLGSWNSRELHPIFQMNLPEGALLDVVRRAIAKLVGEDDLAVLSVTGGNPVGRNRFTAPGADPPTQPRATESLDALLTYPDARELFHELLERYALRSGVSGVQPKVLLDAADRGALASTRFIVKSWGTDTPQLAANEFFCMSAARRARIPTPEFHLSDNGGLFVMRRFDVAPDGAALGFEDMASLQGLGTPDKYRGSYERVARSLTSFVSGEHLPAARETFFAVLVLSVVVRNGDAHLKNFGVLYPIPGGPVAMAPAYDIVTTAAYLRHDVPALTLDGTKRWWPRKALEKFARVHLTLPVKTVRETFQRVADAVSDTRKDLVAYAAEHPDFRAVGDAMLRAWEEGLRELK; encoded by the coding sequence TTGACGACGGGACCCGGGCCCCTGGCTGTCTGGGCGGGAGACTCCCGGGCCGGGACCCTGACCCGGGAACGGCGTCAGGACTACGTTTTCGCGTACCTCCCCGACGCCTCCCTCCCGGCGCAGGTGTCGCTGACCATGCCGATCCGCCTGGGGAGCTGGAACAGCCGGGAGCTTCACCCCATCTTCCAGATGAACCTGCCCGAGGGGGCCCTCCTGGACGTCGTTCGGCGGGCCATCGCCAAGTTGGTCGGCGAGGACGACCTCGCCGTCCTGAGCGTCACGGGCGGCAACCCGGTCGGGCGCAACCGCTTCACGGCACCCGGCGCCGACCCGCCGACCCAACCCCGGGCCACGGAGTCGCTGGACGCCCTGCTGACCTACCCCGACGCCCGGGAACTGTTCCACGAGCTTCTGGAACGCTATGCGCTCCGGTCCGGGGTGTCCGGGGTCCAGCCGAAGGTGCTTTTGGACGCGGCTGACCGGGGGGCCCTGGCTTCCACCCGCTTCATCGTCAAAAGCTGGGGGACCGACACACCGCAGCTGGCCGCCAACGAGTTCTTCTGCATGAGTGCGGCCCGGCGGGCGAGGATCCCGACCCCGGAGTTCCACCTTTCCGACAACGGCGGGCTGTTCGTCATGCGGCGCTTCGACGTCGCCCCCGATGGCGCCGCCCTGGGCTTCGAGGACATGGCCAGCCTGCAGGGGCTGGGGACCCCCGACAAGTACCGGGGGAGCTACGAGCGCGTGGCGCGCAGCCTCACGTCGTTCGTCTCTGGGGAACACCTGCCGGCGGCCCGTGAGACGTTCTTCGCCGTGCTGGTCCTCTCGGTGGTGGTCCGCAACGGCGACGCCCACCTCAAGAACTTCGGCGTGCTCTACCCCATTCCCGGCGGCCCGGTGGCGATGGCGCCGGCCTACGACATCGTGACCACCGCGGCCTACCTCCGCCACGACGTGCCGGCGCTCACCCTGGACGGGACGAAGCGATGGTGGCCGCGAAAGGCCCTTGAAAAATTCGCCCGGGTCCACCTGACCTTGCCGGTGAAGACCGTCCGGGAGACTTTCCAGCGGGTCGCCGACGCCGTTTCCGACACCCGCAAGGACCTCGTCGCCTACGCGGCGGAACACCCCGACTTCCGCGCCGTGGGTGACGCGATGCTCCGGGCCTGGGAGGAGGGGCTGCGAGAGTTGAAATGA
- a CDS encoding helix-turn-helix transcriptional regulator, which yields MLIDIGHHIQSERKRRGLTQSQVAAALGMSRTTIGQIENGTVQDVGVRKLIRLLEFLELELAVRPAGAPPTLDELREEVDR from the coding sequence ATGTTGATCGATATCGGCCATCACATCCAATCCGAGAGAAAAAGGCGGGGACTCACCCAAAGCCAGGTGGCGGCGGCCCTGGGGATGAGCCGGACCACCATCGGCCAGATCGAGAACGGCACCGTGCAGGACGTGGGGGTCCGGAAACTGATCCGTCTGCTGGAGTTCCTCGAACTCGAACTGGCGGTCCGGCCGGCAGGGGCGCCCCCGACGCTGGATGAACTCCGTGAGGAGGTGGACCGTTGA